The following coding sequences are from one Acipenser ruthenus chromosome 7, fAciRut3.2 maternal haplotype, whole genome shotgun sequence window:
- the LOC117415803 gene encoding coiled-coil domain-containing protein 82-like, producing the protein MDTNCSSGTSQISPEEIPRKRYRSNSGRLAFDVCLNKERCNEETEESSQEDIIHTKRKSRQVIYDTEESSSDSECDRTQESNSDLSDGCNRMQETCCEYSSNTKEENTCMKSSEEDIIPIKYKRVNVTHDTESDDEEQFDKMKQTGLRMNIYDTGEKYVGEKTVSLESELSNTVTTDNNACAAENKIKTEQNTKETTDEINSSQEDEKMFVRRKRCRRLTITDSESSSLDKEDITTTAFDGNDNVDFDDDGVEEHNENQENSEENSQESLFEDDFLTDGGSSQENLQRAEVRELLSQNGVPVYLGFEAHFHRVVQALITDAVKGNFLAQVLYGRGNKDKSAKEMLASLDYLDKCVEPQLCALRPGYSWQTQYTNYLDAYSCLDFNEQGAIEMKCQACSKNRMCKYKITLSGSDYDKKTLKRDIFLDDERVVQVGCLCAEKTRLYHQLRHFKYNLHQDCISVVQHYPANNEADDRIKHILAQLDKGWIQEQRNQLSDLIENAANFWEKAQKMIEEMRSVWG; encoded by the exons ATGGACACAAATTGCTCAAGTGGAACATCCCAAATTAGTCCAGAGGAGATTCCTAGAAAGCGGTATAGATCCAACAGCGGACGTTTGGCGTTTGACGTTTGTTTAAATAAGGAACGATGCAATGAAGAGACAGAAGAGAGTTCCCAGGAAGATATTATTCATACAAAGCGCAAGTCTAGGCAAGTTATTTATGACACGGAGGAAAGCAGCTCTGATAGTGAGTGTGACAGAACCCAGGAAAGTAATAGTGACCTATCGGACGGCTGTAATAGAATGCAAGAAACATGTTGTGAGTACAGTTCCAATACTAAGGAAGAAAACACTTGCATGAAGAGCTCTGAAGAAGATATTATTCCAATAAAATATAAACGTGTGAATGTTACGCATGACACCGAATCTGACGATGAAGAACAATTTGACAAAATGAAGCAGACCGGCCTGAGAATGAATATATACGACACTGGTGAGAAATATGTTGGAGAGAAGACAGTTAGTTTGGAAAGTGAACTTTCCAATACAGTTACAACAGATAACAATGCTTGTGCAGCTGAAAACAAAATTAAGACTGAGCAAAACACAAAGGAGACCACTGATGAAATTAATAGCTCTCAGGAGGATGAAAAAATGTTTGTGAGGCGTAAACGCTGTAGAAGATTAACTATAACAGACAGCGAATCAAGCAGTTTAGACAAAGAAGATATAACTACTACTGCCTTTGATGGAAATGACAATGTTGATTTCGATGATGATGGTGTTGAAGAACATAATGAAAATCAG GAGAATAGTGAAGAGAACAGCCAAGAGTCACTGTTTGAGGACGACTTTCTCACTGATGGAGGCAGCTCTCAAGAGAATTTACAGCGTGCCGAGGTCCGAGAATTATTGTCACAGAATGGAGTTCCAGTTT ACCTTGGCTTTGAAGCTCATTTTCACAGAGTTGTTCAAGCATTAATAACTGACGCAGTTAAAGGCAATTTCCTTGCACAAGTCTTGTATG gaagagGAAATAAAGACAAATCTGCAAAAGAGATGCTTGCTTCTTTGGATTACCTTGATAAATGTGTCGAGCCACAACTCTGTGCATTGAGACCAGGATACAGTTGGCAAACCCAATACACA AACTATCTGGATGCTTATTCCTGCcttgattttaatgagcaaggaGCCATTGAAATGAAATGCCAGGCATGTTCGAAGAACCGTATGTGCAAATATAAAATAACCTTATCGGGGTCAGATTATGATAAGAAAACATTAAAACGGGATATATTTCTGGATGATGAACGG gttgtgCAGGTCGGATGTCTGTGTGCAGAAAAGACTCGATTATACCACCAACTTCggcattttaaatacaatttacatCAGGACTGCATTTCTGTTGTACAGCACTACCCTGCTAATAATGAAGCAGATGACAGAATAAAACATATTCTTGCACAGCTAGATAAAGGCTGGATCCAAGAG CAAAGAAACCAGCTTTCAGATCTGATTGAGAATGCAGCTAATTTCTGGGAAAAGGCACAGAAAATGATTGAGGAGATGCGATCAGTTTGGGGATAA
- the LOC117415802 gene encoding annexin A11-like yields MSYPGYPPQAGGYPPQAGGYPPQAGGYPPQAGGYPPQAGGYPPQAGGYPPQAGGYPPQAGGYPPAAGGYPPQSGGYPPQSGGYPPQGGGCPPQSGGFPPMPGGNSPWGGAAVGLDNLSNPGFNASNLSAMTNQITSSFGGMNPSPGMFSQAPTGYPAAQPGGYGAPPPNQQPYGTYPQPGGNMPQGMGFPGGAAPGQPMPGYPGAPPANPSMPSYPGSTPAGSAPAPAPLKPVNRGSIRDFPGADPLKDVEVLRKAMKGFGTDEQAIIELLGNRSNKQRVPLVITYKTAYGKDLIKDLKSELSGNFEKTVLAMLKTPIMLDVYELKDAIKGAGTDEECLIEILSSRSNAEIQEINRAYKTEFKKSLEEAIKSDTSGHFERLLVSLCQGNRDESQNVDITLAKQDAQALYVAGENKVGTDESKFNAILCTRNKAHLRAVFHEYQQMCGRDIEKSICREMSGNLERGMVAIVKCVKNTPAFFAERLNKSMKGMGTDDKTLIRIMVSRSEVDMLDIRQEYKRMYGKSLYTDISGDTSGDYKKILLKLCGGND; encoded by the exons ATGAGTTATCCAGGCTACCCTCCGCAGGCAGGTGGCTACCCTCCGCAGGCAGGTGGCTACCCTCCGCAGGCAGGTGGCTACCCTCCGCAGGCAGGCGGCTACCCTCCGCAGGCAGGCGGCTACCCTCCGCAGGCAGGCGGCTACCCTCCGCAGGCTGGAGGATACCCTCCGCAGGCTGGCGGCTACCCACCTGCAGCAGGCGGCTACCCTCCCCAGTCTGGTGGATACCCTCCCCAGTCTGGAGGATACCCTCCCCAAGGTGGCGGATGCCCTCCTCAATCAGGTGGATTTCCACCAATGCCAG GTGGTAATTCCCCATGGGGTGGTGCCGCTGTTGGACTGGATAACTTATCAAATCCTGGATTCAATGCATCAAACCTCTCGGCAATG ACTAATCAAATCACGTCATCTTTTGGAGGAATGAATCCCAGTCCAGGAATGTTCAGTCAAGCACCTACTGGATACCCCGCTGCCCAGCCAGGGGGCTACGGGGCACCGCCTCCCAATCAGCAGCCCTATGGTACGTATCCACAACCAGGAGGGAACATGCCCCAGGGAATGGGATTTCCAGGAGGTGCCGCCCCGGGGCAACCCATGCCAGGCTACCCAGGAGCCCCTCCAGCCAATCCATCCATGCCTTCTTACCCAGGAAGCACCCCGGCTGGCTCAGCTCCAGCACCTGCACCCTTAAAG CCAGTGAACCGAGGCAGTATTCGGGACTTTCCAGGTGCTGACCCCCTGAAGGATGTAGAGGTGCTTCGAAAAGCCATGAAGGGATTTG GCACTGATGAGCAAGCCATCATTGAACTTCTTGGAAATCGCTCAAACAAGCAACGGGTACCTCTGGTCATAACCTACAAAACAGCTTATGGGAAG gattTAATAAAAGATCTGAAATCAGAACTTTCAGGGAACTTTGAGAAGACTGTCCTGGCCATGTTGAAGACCCCGATTATGTTGGATGTTTATGAGCTCAAGGACGCTATAAAG GGTGCCGGTACAGATGAAGAATGCTTGATTGAGATCCTGTCGTCTCGCTCAAATGCAGAAATCCAAGAAATCAATAGGGCCTACAAAACAG aatttaaaaaatctcTGGAGGAAGCCATTAAAAGTGACACATCAGGACACTTTGAGAGACTGCTCGTCTCACTGTGCCAG GGTAACCGAGATGAAAGCCAGAATGTGGATATCACTTTGGCCAAACAGGATGCTCAG gCACTGTATGTTGCTGGAGAAAACAAGGTGGGGACAGATGAGTCTAAGTTTAATGCTATCCTTTGTACAAGAAACAAAGCCCATCTAAGAGCAG tttttcatGAGTATCAGCAAATGTGTGGCCGAGACATTGAAAAGAGCATTTGCCGTGAGATGTCTGGAAACCTGGAAAGAGGGATGGTGGCAATAG tgaaGTGTGTTAAAAACACTCCTGCTTTCTTTGCCGAAAGACTCAACAAATCCATGAAG ggaATGGGGACAGATGATAAAACTCTGATCCGAATCATGGTGTCCCGCTCTGAGGTTGACATGCTGGATATCCGACAAGAATACAAAAGGATGTACGGCAAATCCTTGTACACAGACATCTCA GGTGATACCTCGGGGGATTATAAGAAGATCCTGCTCAAGCTGTGTGGTGGAAATGATTAA